ATGTAAATCCTATATACATACCCGGATGTTTAAAGTATAAGTATGTTCCTAGCAAAATTGCCGTCACTGGCATTATTTGCATTGAGTATCTTGAAAAGCCAATGGTGAGAATAAGTACCAGAAATAGTACAAAAGCAATAATCAATATCCATGCTTTTCGAGATTCTTTATCAGTATTATTTTGACACTCTTTAAGAGTATTCATGACTCAGGAAAATCTATTTTTTATTTTATTGACTTTTAATATATGCTTAAATATATTTTTCTGTAAATACAAATATATTTATTTCATAAGATAGGTGTATTCAAGATAGGGTCAATATTGCCGTCAGCTATCTACCGTTCGAGAAATAGGTAGGTCAGCCCTGAATTCCTAATATAGTAAGGCAATAAGTAGTGAATTAAACTAACCTTTTTTACATTTTCAAGAGAAAATTTTAGCCAAATCATTATATATGCTGACTCTCATGAGCGCTCATTCATCTCACAAATCACCAGTGCTGTTAGATATATTTAGGCAAATACTTTAAATAGCAAGATTCCATTTTTAAAGCTTCTGCACAGATTTAGACTCTACATCTCGCAGATAGTACATTTCCTTAAAAGCTTTACTTGAAAAAGGTTACAGATCTTATTTTCAATCGTTTTTTTCACCCGTAAAGATCCCACTGCCTGGATAAACAGATCAACAACTCTCTCAGAACTAGCTAAAAAAGCAATACAGTTTAATTGGCTTTCTGGGGAGGGAAAGGTATTTGGATGTAGAACTAAGATGCTAAGTCTTATCTAGAAAAACATTACAAGAATGCAATAATCTACAAAATATAGGTTAAGCCCTATCACTTGAATCATCTGGTCTCATTTCTAACCAGAAAAACCGAGAATTTTAATCAGTCTTAAACAGTATTCTCACATCTGGCTGTAAATACTAATTAACTGTTGTGTGAGTTGATTGATGTTGAAGTGAGATTGGACATGGGCACGACCAGCCTGTCCCATCTCGCCCCAACGTTCCGCGTGTTCGATGAGATAGATGAGTTTTTCTGCGATCGCATCCGAGTCTCGCTCCGGCAATAGAAACCCCGACACATCATGTTCCACTAATTCTGGGATACCACTGTAGTGGGTACTCACCACTGGTAATCCCATCGCCATGGCCTCCATCAACGCCACTGGGATTCCTTCCTGATCCCCCTTTTGACCCGTCACACTGGGAGCCAGTAATAAGTGAGTCTGATTTAAAACATCAATGACTTCATCTTGTGATTTCCATCCCAACAACTCGACCATAGAGTCTAGGTCGAGTTCCGTGATCAGTTGTTCTAAGTATTCACGTAAAGGGCCATCACCCACAATGGAGTACTTTAGAGGGTAAGAACAATTTTTGAGTTGTGCAATCGCACGAATACCGTACTCAACACCTTTCTTCTCAACCAAGCGAGCGACGGTTGTAATCTGCACAGGCTCATCCTCCTGGAGTTGTCTGGCAATCCACAGAAACTGTTGACAGTCAATGCCCATATGATGAACTGCAATTTTATGAGCGGGGCACCCCAGCTCAATTAATCGCTCTTGCCAGTACTGGCTAATCGGTAAAAATTGATCACCTTTGATAAAGAGTTGCCGATAAGCATCCACCCCGGCCTCTTCCAGATACTCAGTGATATCCCAAGCATGAAATGTTGTGCACAGCTTACCCTGAACAGCGCCAATTTCCTGCAGTTGTGAGCCTAAGATGCCTAGATGTCCAAAATGACAATGAACAATATCATAGGTGGGACGGTTTTTGAGGAAAGGAACAACAGCATAAAGCAATCGAAACGATAGGGCTTGCTTACCATAGCGCCAGATATTGAGCGATCGAAAAATCAACACAGGATCCGTCAAACAGCCCTTTAAAAAAAGGAGAATCCCCTTCAAACTTCTCAAGAGGTAGTTTGAAGGCATCAAGGGATAATACTGAGTGCAGTCCAAAAGCTGATATTTTTCAACATCTGGGTGAACTGTCGTTACATTCTGAGGGCGACTGGCATATATATCTATACTGTGTTTTTCATCAATAATATGCGTAATCTGATTCAGGATAAAAGTTTCTGATATAGATGGAAAAGCTCCAACCAAAAAAGCAATTTTCATATAAATATGAGCAAGAATAAATGACTATTGATTGAATGGCTTTTTAATGTACTTATACTTCAGGATTGGCATGATTAGCTTGTTTTTTGCTTTAAGCCCATACCGTTTAACCTTCTCTTTCAAGCTAATGCGTGGAACTTCGTCATAAGCTAAGTCTTTGGCTAACACACAATGCACATACTGGTTTTTTCGATCTAAATCCGGGTAGTTAAAATACTGTAATTTGAAATTTCCATGCGCCGCCCATTGGATTAAATCACCAATTTCAATCGTTTCATCGATGACTTGCAGCTCATCAGGATTATATTGATGTAGATATCTCTGATATTCAGGACTAGGGTACGTTAAAACAACGACAGCGTTCCCCGTTGTAATGCGGTCTAAATTGGCGAAAAACGATTCATAGTGGTTGGGAGGAAGATGCTCAATCACATCCACCATAGAGACTAAATCGACGGGTTGCTGAATCTTCTCTTCAATTTTTTTGAATTCATTAATAATATCAACCTTCAAAAAAGTGATATTTTCATTTATTACGGTTTTCTGGGCATAGGCAATATTTTTATCTGCAATATCACAGGCCCAAATATGCCCTGTCTTGATCTTGGTTCCAATTTTTTCTGATACCAGTCCGATACCACAACCAATATCCAGGATCTTGCTATCGGGTCGGGTATATTGCCCAATTAGTTCTACGGCTTTATCTATGCGCGGATTACCATACAGTCGATAGTTCAACATCCGCGTATCGCGAAATTCATTGTAGTAACTTCTAACTTGTTCTACGTTGTTGGTCATTAAGATGTCCTATGTTGACTTGCTTGAGTTGACTAGTGGTCGAGCCACAACCAGATAAACAGCCGAATTTTCTTGACGTTGTTCAGGTGAATAGGAGCTGTCTAAACAGCGAATGACTTGTTGCATCAATACAGCAAATACTCGTTTAAAAGGACTTCTAATCTTGGGGATTAACGCATCTTGAACCAGGCAGGCTGAAGCGGCTGCAAATCCCAACACTCCCGTTATTTCGACAACTTCCCAGTGGCAGTCCATCAACAGTTTTTGGAGTCCTGCTCCAGTCCAACGCCAATAATCCGTCGGAATAGGGTGATAGGGCCAATAGCCATGGGTAGACAAGAGTAATAGGCCATCTGATTTGCAGACTCGATGGGCTTCAGCTAAATAAGCGGCTGGAGATTCGACATGCTCCAATACTTGGGTCGAAATCACTAAATCAACACTGTTGTCACTGAGGTCAACACTGCCTGTATCTGGGTTGATGGCTAAGTCTGCCATGGGATTACTCGCTAAGTCAGCACCCAAATATTGCTGAACCGTTGGTGTGAATAAACTACGATAGGGCATCGTGCCACAGCCCATATCTATCGCGGTTAAGTCATGATGCTGTTGGTGCAGGGGCTGGACATGGTTCTTAATCGTTTGCTCTAGGGCCTGACGAAGCTTAATTAAGATATAGTAGCGATCGCTGGTCCAGGACGGGTTAAGACGAGGATCATCTTCATTGATAGGGTCGATAGGATGATCAGTTACAGTGGTCATGCGCATTATCCCCCTCTCCACTAAGCAGTTTTTAAATCAGACATTAATTGTTTGAGATCCCATAAGATGTTTCTGCCTTTTGGTAGAGCTACTAAGGCAGTAAAAAAACTCATGATAGTGACCACAAAGGCAAGACAGCATCCCCAGAAAGGCTGAGGCTGAATAAGATACCGTAGCGTCCCTAGTGCCAGGATAGTGCATAACGTTGAAAAGCCAAGCGGCGCCATGGTTACATAGAAGTCTTTCGTTTTGACAGGGCCATGTCGCCCGACCACAAAGAATAATAAGGGCATCGTGATACATAGGGCGATGCTGGAATAAGAGATGGCCACACCCAGGGCCTGCCAGGGTAGACCAACCCCAAACGAGAAGATGGTAATGGTAGAACTCAAAAGTCCCCATCGGAATAAATCATCCGTTCGATCTTGAGTAATAAATAACCAGCCTACAGAATTGGCGATGGGCCGCATGAGTCCTGAAATGCCCAGCAATGCGAAGATAGCACTAGCACCGAGCCACTGTGAGCCTAACAAAATCTGGATCAGCCAATCCGATGCGGCGATCATAAATAAGATAATTGGCAAGGTCAATAACATCAGTTTTTCTAAGATGCGCAGATAGACTTGTCGATATCGACTAGGACTATCCACTAAGCGGCTGAGCACAGGGACGGCCACGTTGGTAATCGGGGCGTTAATTTGGCTAATTGGCAAGAGCAAGAGTTGATAGGCTTTGGCATAGAGTCCTAATTGTTGCGAGCCCCAGAACTTACCAATTAATACGTTGTCCAAATTGAGAGACAAGTAGTTCACAATGCTGAAGCCGGTGATATTGCTACCGAAGACCATTAGCGATCGCATCTCGGTATTCCAGCGAGGTAAGCCCGGCACCCAGCGACAAGCAATCCAAATTCCCAGAGTATTCACGCTAATCGTGACTAGAGACAGGGCGATGAGTGACCAATAGCCCCACCCTAGCCACACACACAAGAAGGCCGCACTCACACCAGATAGCTGTGCAAAAACATCATTGAAGGCTAGGGCGTTGTAAGACATCTGCCGCTGAAGTAGAGCAGTATGTTGCACCCCTAAGCCCCCCATGACAATGCCACCCGCTAAAGCAATGGTAATTAGGGTCAACCTCGGCTCATTATAAAATCCGGCAATCAAGGGCGAGAGGCAAGCGGCGAGAATAGCAACCCCTAAACTAAAACTCACATTAATCCAGAACAGCGTACTGACCTGCTCATGATTGATATCTTCTTTCTGGACCGTCGCCATAGATAGGCCTAGATCTTTGAAGATCGTCACAAACCCCATGACTGCGGTCACCATCCCCACCAAACCATAGTCATTCGGGGTTAAGAAACGCCCCAACACGACATTGGCCACAAGGGTCAACGTAAATTTCAACCCCTGAGCAGTGATGGTGGTCGCACCACCTCGAACAGCTCGTTGCTTTAAATTTCCTTGCAAATGCTTCGTACTGAAAAAAGCATCTGCAGTATGATTAGACTTTCGAATACGCAAGGGTTCGGCCTGATTGATCGGTCGACAAACTCACTTAAGCTTTTAGGTAAGCATAGTTCTTATGGGTGGGACTCACGCCATTTGCCACTAGACCAATCACATTCAATTTCTTATGAGCAGAAATTGCTTGTGATAACTCTAACCGGGTGACTTGTTTCATTCGACCCACCATCACAACACCATCGCATCCTAAGCCGATAGGAATGGTATCTACGACGCCCAACACTGGAGGACTATCAATCAAAATCAAATCATAGTTATTTTCAAAGCCTTTGAGAACATTTTGCATCCGTTCTAAACTCAATAGCTTTACTGGATCTGCCGATAGAGGTCCAGCGGTCAACACATCAATACTCAGATCAGACGGAGGCAGCGTTCCTGGATCTAGCTCAGACTCATCCCAACGCATATAAACCCATTGTGGGGTAGTCTGTAGCTCCGCCAAGGTGACATCTCCATTGAGGAGAGTCGATAATCCTTGATGGTTATTCAGGTTAAACATGTAGTGCAAGCTTGGATTTCGCAGATCTGCATCAATCACTAAGACACGTTGATCTAACCGAGCAGCACTAATTGCTAGGCCTAAGGCCAAGGTAGATTTACCCTCTCCAGTCCCAGCTGAAGTAATCATCAAAGTTTTATAGGGGTTTTTGGTTTGTAGCAGCTGGATGTTGGTATAGATTAAGTCCA
The Acaryochloris marina S15 genome window above contains:
- a CDS encoding bifunctional 2-polyprenyl-6-hydroxyphenol methylase/3-demethylubiquinol 3-O-methyltransferase UbiG; this encodes MTNNVEQVRSYYNEFRDTRMLNYRLYGNPRIDKAVELIGQYTRPDSKILDIGCGIGLVSEKIGTKIKTGHIWACDIADKNIAYAQKTVINENITFLKVDIINEFKKIEEKIQQPVDLVSMVDVIEHLPPNHYESFFANLDRITTGNAVVVLTYPSPEYQRYLHQYNPDELQVIDETIEIGDLIQWAAHGNFKLQYFNYPDLDRKNQYVHCVLAKDLAYDEVPRISLKEKVKRYGLKAKNKLIMPILKYKYIKKPFNQ
- a CDS encoding class I SAM-dependent methyltransferase → MTTVTDHPIDPINEDDPRLNPSWTSDRYYILIKLRQALEQTIKNHVQPLHQQHHDLTAIDMGCGTMPYRSLFTPTVQQYLGADLASNPMADLAINPDTGSVDLSDNSVDLVISTQVLEHVESPAAYLAEAHRVCKSDGLLLLSTHGYWPYHPIPTDYWRWTGAGLQKLLMDCHWEVVEITGVLGFAAASACLVQDALIPKIRSPFKRVFAVLMQQVIRCLDSSYSPEQRQENSAVYLVVARPLVNSSKST
- a CDS encoding lipopolysaccharide biosynthesis protein, translating into MRIRKSNHTADAFFSTKHLQGNLKQRAVRGGATTITAQGLKFTLTLVANVVLGRFLTPNDYGLVGMVTAVMGFVTIFKDLGLSMATVQKEDINHEQVSTLFWINVSFSLGVAILAACLSPLIAGFYNEPRLTLITIALAGGIVMGGLGVQHTALLQRQMSYNALAFNDVFAQLSGVSAAFLCVWLGWGYWSLIALSLVTISVNTLGIWIACRWVPGLPRWNTEMRSLMVFGSNITGFSIVNYLSLNLDNVLIGKFWGSQQLGLYAKAYQLLLLPISQINAPITNVAVPVLSRLVDSPSRYRQVYLRILEKLMLLTLPIILFMIAASDWLIQILLGSQWLGASAIFALLGISGLMRPIANSVGWLFITQDRTDDLFRWGLLSSTITIFSFGVGLPWQALGVAISYSSIALCITMPLLFFVVGRHGPVKTKDFYVTMAPLGFSTLCTILALGTLRYLIQPQPFWGCCLAFVVTIMSFFTALVALPKGRNILWDLKQLMSDLKTA